A single region of the Brachypodium distachyon strain Bd21 chromosome 3, Brachypodium_distachyon_v3.0, whole genome shotgun sequence genome encodes:
- the LOC100841959 gene encoding serine/threonine-protein kinase PCRK1 isoform X2: protein MPCFRFAGWEREQGKEGGEERQGPARSQSARSNSSISGSECCSLNVSSEIGGESFGRYRQLSLSQRPDTLRVFTFQELKSATRSFSRALMIGEGGFGCVYRGTIRSTLEPRRSLDVAIKQLGRKGLQGQKEWVTEVNFLGVVDHPNLVKLIGYCAEDDERGVQLLLVYEFMPHGSLADHLSTRSPRPVSWGMRLRVALDTARGLKYLHEDSEFKIIFRDLKPSNILLDENWNAKLSDFGLARLGPQEGSHVSTAVVGTIGYAAPEYIHTGRLSSKNDIWSFGVVLYELLTGRRPLDRNRPRGEQNLVEWVKPYSSDAKKFETIMDPRLEGKYSLKSAARLASLANKCLVRHARHRPKMSEVLEMVQKIVDSSDLGTPEHPLINHSKELASDEKKRKGLNLKRRIADIKAGEGRWFTWQKWTPKLVRTQ from the exons ATGCCGTGCTTCCGGTTTGCGGGCTGGGAGAGGGAGCAGGGGAAGGAGGGGGGGGAAGAGCGGCAGGGGCCAGCACGCTCGCAGTCAGCGCGGTCCAACAGCAGCATATCGGGCTCGGAGTGCTGCTCGCTCAACGTGTCATCGGAGATCGGGGGCGAGTCATTCGGCCGGTACAGGCAGCTGTCGCTGTCGCAGCGGCCCGATACCCTCCGCGTTTTCACCTTCCAGGAGCTCAAGAGCGCTACCAGGAGCTTCAGCCGCGCGCTCATGATCGGCGAGGGTGGCTTTGGCTGCGTCTACCGCGGCACAATCCGAAGCACCCTCGAGCCGCGACGGAGCCTTGACGTAGCCATCAAGCAGCTCGGCCGCAAGGGTCTCCAG GGGCAAAAGGAGTGGGTGACCGAGGTGAACTTTCTTGGTGTGGTGGATCATCCGAACCTGGTGAAGCTCATTGGCTACTgtgccgaggacgacgagagGGGGgtgcagctcctcctcgtgTACGAGTTCATGCCTCATGGCAGTCTAGCTGATCACCTGTCAACAAGGTCACCGAGGCCTGTTTCTTGGGGGATGAGGCTGAGAGTAGCACTTGACACTGCTCGTGGCCTGAAGTACCTGCACGAAGATTCCGAATTCAAG ATAATATTCCGTGATCTGAAGCCTTCAAACATTCTGCTTGACGAGAACTGGAATGCAAAATTGTCTGACTTTGGCTTGGCTAGGCTGGGGCCACAAGAAGGAAGCCATGTTTCCACAGCG GTCGTGGGGACTATCGGATATGCAGCTCCTGAGTACATCCATACAGGACGCCTCAGCAGCAAGAATGACATATGGAGTTTTGGTGTAGTGCTGTATGAGCTCCTCACAGGCCGGCGACCACTGGATCGGAACAGGCCGAGGGGCGAGCAGAACCTTGTAGAATGGGTGAAGCCCTACTCTTCCGATGCCAAGAAGTTTGAGACCATAATGGACCCGAGGCTCGAAGGAAAATACAGCTTGAAGTCTGCAGCTAGGCTTGCCTCATTGGCAAACAAGTGTCTGGTGCGCCATGCCAGGCATCGGCCTAAGATGAGTGAGGTACTGGAGATGGTGCAGAAGATCGTTGATAGCAGTGACCTCGGAACACCGGAGCATCCCCTGATAAACCATTCAAAAGAATTGGCAAGTGatgagaagaaaaggaaaggccTTAATCTGAAGAGGAGAATAGCTGATATTAAGGCTGGAGAAGGAAGATGGTTTACATGGCAGAAGTGGACACCCAAGCTTGTGAGAACACAATGA
- the LOC100841959 gene encoding serine/threonine-protein kinase PCRK1 isoform X1 — protein sequence MPPRARESPPLSRRAMPCFRFAGWEREQGKEGGEERQGPARSQSARSNSSISGSECCSLNVSSEIGGESFGRYRQLSLSQRPDTLRVFTFQELKSATRSFSRALMIGEGGFGCVYRGTIRSTLEPRRSLDVAIKQLGRKGLQGQKEWVTEVNFLGVVDHPNLVKLIGYCAEDDERGVQLLLVYEFMPHGSLADHLSTRSPRPVSWGMRLRVALDTARGLKYLHEDSEFKIIFRDLKPSNILLDENWNAKLSDFGLARLGPQEGSHVSTAVVGTIGYAAPEYIHTGRLSSKNDIWSFGVVLYELLTGRRPLDRNRPRGEQNLVEWVKPYSSDAKKFETIMDPRLEGKYSLKSAARLASLANKCLVRHARHRPKMSEVLEMVQKIVDSSDLGTPEHPLINHSKELASDEKKRKGLNLKRRIADIKAGEGRWFTWQKWTPKLVRTQ from the exons ATGCCACCCAG AGCAAGGGAGTCGCCACCGCTGAGCAGAAGGGCGATGCCGTGCTTCCGGTTTGCGGGCTGGGAGAGGGAGCAGGGGAAGGAGGGGGGGGAAGAGCGGCAGGGGCCAGCACGCTCGCAGTCAGCGCGGTCCAACAGCAGCATATCGGGCTCGGAGTGCTGCTCGCTCAACGTGTCATCGGAGATCGGGGGCGAGTCATTCGGCCGGTACAGGCAGCTGTCGCTGTCGCAGCGGCCCGATACCCTCCGCGTTTTCACCTTCCAGGAGCTCAAGAGCGCTACCAGGAGCTTCAGCCGCGCGCTCATGATCGGCGAGGGTGGCTTTGGCTGCGTCTACCGCGGCACAATCCGAAGCACCCTCGAGCCGCGACGGAGCCTTGACGTAGCCATCAAGCAGCTCGGCCGCAAGGGTCTCCAG GGGCAAAAGGAGTGGGTGACCGAGGTGAACTTTCTTGGTGTGGTGGATCATCCGAACCTGGTGAAGCTCATTGGCTACTgtgccgaggacgacgagagGGGGgtgcagctcctcctcgtgTACGAGTTCATGCCTCATGGCAGTCTAGCTGATCACCTGTCAACAAGGTCACCGAGGCCTGTTTCTTGGGGGATGAGGCTGAGAGTAGCACTTGACACTGCTCGTGGCCTGAAGTACCTGCACGAAGATTCCGAATTCAAG ATAATATTCCGTGATCTGAAGCCTTCAAACATTCTGCTTGACGAGAACTGGAATGCAAAATTGTCTGACTTTGGCTTGGCTAGGCTGGGGCCACAAGAAGGAAGCCATGTTTCCACAGCG GTCGTGGGGACTATCGGATATGCAGCTCCTGAGTACATCCATACAGGACGCCTCAGCAGCAAGAATGACATATGGAGTTTTGGTGTAGTGCTGTATGAGCTCCTCACAGGCCGGCGACCACTGGATCGGAACAGGCCGAGGGGCGAGCAGAACCTTGTAGAATGGGTGAAGCCCTACTCTTCCGATGCCAAGAAGTTTGAGACCATAATGGACCCGAGGCTCGAAGGAAAATACAGCTTGAAGTCTGCAGCTAGGCTTGCCTCATTGGCAAACAAGTGTCTGGTGCGCCATGCCAGGCATCGGCCTAAGATGAGTGAGGTACTGGAGATGGTGCAGAAGATCGTTGATAGCAGTGACCTCGGAACACCGGAGCATCCCCTGATAAACCATTCAAAAGAATTGGCAAGTGatgagaagaaaaggaaaggccTTAATCTGAAGAGGAGAATAGCTGATATTAAGGCTGGAGAAGGAAGATGGTTTACATGGCAGAAGTGGACACCCAAGCTTGTGAGAACACAATGA